From uncultured Fusobacterium sp., the proteins below share one genomic window:
- the yaaA gene encoding S4 domain-containing protein YaaA, translating into MKEIKISTEFIKLDQFLKWAGVCDTGVDAKFFILDGNVKVNGEEELRRGKKLYPGDKVEAAGETFIIK; encoded by the coding sequence ATGAAAGAGATAAAAATATCAACAGAATTTATAAAATTAGATCAATTTTTAAAATGGGCTGGAGTTTGTGACACTGGAGTAGATGCTAAATTCTTCATACTAGATGGAAATGTTAAAGTTAATGGTGAAGAGGAGTTAAGAAGAGGTAAAAAACTATATCCTGGAGATAAAGTTGAAGCTGCTGGAGAAACTTTCATAATAAAATAA